AATCTTCTTTCTAAGGGTGATCTTGTTCAAGCTTCAGAAAAGTATTATAAGGCTGCTGAGGAGGCAATAAAGCTCCTAGTTATAGAAAACAACCTAAAAGAAATAATTAAACAAGTTGAAAATAAGGGCAGATGGGAAAGCGAAAGCCTATTTAAAGCTTCTAAATTGTTACGAAATAAATATCCTGAAGTTATAATTCAATGGAGGAGCGCATGGACTCTTCACGTCGAAGGATTTCACGAAATGAGCCTAAACGAGAAAGAAGTCACGAAATTGAAAGAAGATGTTAGAAAATTAGTTGTAATCATTAAATAGTGACTTATTACGAGGCTAGTATTCCTCTAATATCGTGTACCTCACTATAGGGTCCGCAATCCTATACTCGTTACCTCCTTTTTCTATAAAACCCATCTTAAGTAAGTTCTTTAAATCTCTAGAGATGGTAGACGTTATTACTTTCTTCCCTGTCTGAGCAATAACGTAATTTACAATGTTCTTCCACCTTGCCTTACCTAAAGTTGCAATTGCCTTCATAATTGGTTCATAATAAGGACTCCTGGAAAAAGCCTCATCTAATTCCTTCTTCACGATTTTAGAACCTAACGACTTCATCTCGTCAATTGCCTCCTCTCCCTTGTCTAAATATAACTTACCGAAATATACTAGCCAGCCCACTATTCCGTCAAGTTCAGAAACTGCGTTATCCAATACCTCATCTTCTACGTTAACTCCTAACTCCTTAAAGCCTGCCTTTAAGAACTCCTTCGACTTCTCTTCATCGAAAGGTTTTAATTCAACGCTAACATAGTACCTGCCGTAAAAGTCAGAAGCTGGATCGTTTATTCCTATGAAATCGTGTAGCAAACCTACTTCGCTTCCCGTGAATATTAGAGTTATATTTTTTAAATAATCATATACGTGAGCTAAAAGTGGTTTAATGCCCACAGTAGAGTACCTTAAATATTGCGCTTCATCAAACACTATAACAACTTTTCCTAACTCATTTAATGCCTCAAAAATTTTGCTTATATTACTCCTTATTTCCTCTAAAGGTAATTTTGCTTTTAATGGATATTCTAACGAGAGGTTTAGCTTTGATAGCAAGTCCTTAATTCTTTCCTTTCTACTCAGTTTTAAAAGCTCTGAGTAGAGTTCCTCGTAAAACTTTTCAGCAGGAACTTTTTTAGATACGTCGTCGTAGATTTTCCTTATGTCTATGAAAATGTAATTCACGTTTAAAGAGTTAAGAGTTGACAATACTAAGCTGGATTTTCCAGTCCTCTTTAAGCCTAGAACTACTATCATTCTCTCGTTTAAACTCCTTTTTAACTTATCTATTTCACTCTCACGATCAAATAAATCTTTAATTGAATCTTTAGGTTCTGTTGAAAATAGCAAGTATCACCCCTGATACTTAGTATCACCCCTGCTAATAAAAACGTTTATGATTAGATTACTTTTAGTTAACCTAATAGCGTAGAAAAATGAGAGAAAACTCTTAGTTTGACTAACTTAACCAAAGACCATAGGATGGCAATTATTCACGCCGGAGATTTAAACGAGCTCGAGGAGAAGCTCAAAAAGATAAAGGATGAAACGAAATACTTGTTTTTCACATAAAAAGGTCGGTAAAGTCAGCGTTGAGTTGAAGTGTGACTATTGCGGTGGTGTAATTAAGGGATCTCCTTTAATTCTTAAGTAAGGTAGAAAGACGTATTATGCTTATTGTAAAGCCTGCCTTGATGGACTGAAAAATCGAATTAAAAACAAGAGGGATTAAGTTTCGTAATTTCCGTTAGCTGGAATATCTCTAGAGGCTTACTTTAGAATATAATAATATATTAACTTACCAAACTCTTGATAAATTTAGCAATGAAAAATTGTTATCCAACGTTTAAGGTTACCTAAGTAAAGCTAGGAGAACTACTCAATAAAAATTTCCAAATAGGGATGAACTTTATCTTATTAATTTCGTCTTCATAATCCCAAGTTATAACTACCTTCTCCTTGGATTCTATTTTCTTTAATCCTTCAATTTCTCTCTTATTAATCTCGTCTTTTCCAGAAGCGTAAGTTACTTGTATTGCTTTATTATTAGTTACAAAATCGACCTCGTAATCTCTCCCCTTTAAGTAAAAGAGCCTTTCACCCATTCTAGCCAAGTGTAAAGCTACAAGGTTTTCCATGATCCTTCCTTTTGAGCTGTCTAGCGCTATTGAAGAAATAAATCCTGGGTCAACAACGTAAACTTTCTTTGGTGACACTAATCCTTCTCTAGGCTTGTCTGTAAACCTCTCTGAAGTCAGTATTACATAAGCGTTAATTAACCCGTTAAACCACTCTTCCACAGTATTATTACTTAGCTTTAACGTTTTTGATAACCTGGATAATGAAATCTCGTTAGCGTAGTACTTTATTACGCTAACGGCAAAGGCTTTAAAGAGTTCTATCCTCTTAATCTTTAACCTTTCTACTATGTCTTTATATACGATGTCAGAGAAAATTGAGAAAATGAAGTCCTCGGATATTTTTAAAACTTCGGGAAATCCACCAACTTTAATATAATTCTCAAGTTCCCTCTTAATTTGAGCCTCAGATCTTGAGGAGTAAACATTACCGATTCTTTCTAGCTTCACTCCTTTAAATTTGAGATATTCATGGAAAGAAAAGGGAAATAAAGTGAAATTAATATGCCTTCCAGTTAACGCTGTAACTAGCTCTCCAGAAAGTAGCTTAGAATTACTTCCGGTTATGATTATCTTTTTACCATCTTCCCTTAATCTGTTTACGAATAATTCCCAACCTGGAACGTTTTGAATTTCGTCAAAGAGGAAATAATTAACGTCGCCAAAAAGCTCGTAAATTGCCTTTTCGATATTATGTAAGTCTTCGACTTTTACGTTAGCAAGCCTGTCATCGTCAAAGTTAACGTAACCAAAGTTTTCTCCTCTCAGTATCATTTCAGCCAATGTGGACTTTCCGCTTCTCCTTACTCCTAGAATAGCCAAAACGTTAGGTTGAGAAATGTATTTTTTTAAATCAGGAACATCTCTTTCTATAATCTTTTCTTTTTCAAATTTTCTCTCTAACCTACTCTTCTGGTCAATTAGCACCTGTTTAATTTCGTTCATAGTAAAAAATTTCCCTGAATCTTTATAAGCTTATGCAGTATAGTGAATAAAACTTACGAGAAATTAGTGCAGTATACTGAATAAGATAAATTGAATAAAAAATTGAGAAAAGAAATTAACATAGTTAATAAGGTATAATTTTAGCTTATTAACTCTATTCTTATCTCCATCTTTCTATGCTCTTTAGTTATATGCAGTTATTTTGGCTTATTAATGGTTTCAATTTAACTAAAAGTTAATTAACTCTTTCATCTTTTATTAAATTATGAGATTAGGCTTTACGTCTAATGGTAATATCGCTGCATTATATGATAATAACTTCTACATTAGAGAACTTTATTATCCTTATTTAGGGCAATATAATCATTCAGTAGGAGGATACTTTAAGATAGGAATATGGCATGATGGAAAGTTTACGTGGATAGACCAAATTAAGGATAAGAAAATTTACATGGATAATTTGATAGTTAACGCGGAAATTAACTGGGATGGCTTAAAAATAAAGTTCTCTGATGTCGCAATATTTTCTCACAGTGCAATAATAAGGAAAGTAGACGTCGAAGGTCAAGGATACGTAAGAACAATATTTTACCACGATTTTAAGTTAAACGGAAATGAAATTGGAGATACTGCATTTTATGACCCAGGGTTAGATGCTATTATTCATTATAAAGATAATACATGGTTCTTAATAGGTTCTTCTCATAATTTGTACGAGTATACTACAGGTAGAAGAGATCAGAAAGCAGTGTTGGATGACTGTGAAGACGGAGTTTTGAATAAGAATCCTATAGCACAAGGTTCAGTGTCTTCAGCTGTTTCTATTGCTTATCCTTCATTTTATTATTTTATAATAGCAGGTAATAGTTTCAGCGACGTAGTTAAGACTTATAACGAAATTAAGGAGAACGTGGAGTTTCATTATAAGAAGAATAAATTTTATTGGGATTCTATAACTTCTTGGTTGCCTGATTACTTAGCTAAAAATAGCTTAGCCATAATGCTAGGGCATGTAGGAGATAACGGCGCAATTCCGGCTTCTTTAGATACTGATATACTAAAGTTTAATCTAGATACTTATGCTTATATATGGCCTAGGGATGCAGCATTAACTGCTTACGTCCTGGATATGGCAGGATACTCGTCTTTTACCAGAAAGTTCTATGATCTTGTATTTCATAAATTATTTAGTGGTGGATATTTATTCCAGAAATATAACCCTGACGGGACATGGGGGAGCACTTGGCATCCTTGGACTGCAAGAACTAAAAACTCATTTAATATTCAAGAAGATGAGACTGCGACTGTAATATGGGCTTTCTGGAATTACTTTGTAAAGACCAAGGATTATGATTTACTTAAGGATACTTATCATATAATTAGAGATGCAGCAAATTTCATGTCTAGTTTTAGGGATGAAAAATTAAAATTACCAT
This genomic interval from Acidianus sp. HS-5 contains the following:
- a CDS encoding ATP-binding protein — protein: MNEIKQVLIDQKSRLERKFEKEKIIERDVPDLKKYISQPNVLAILGVRRSGKSTLAEMILRGENFGYVNFDDDRLANVKVEDLHNIEKAIYELFGDVNYFLFDEIQNVPGWELFVNRLREDGKKIIITGSNSKLLSGELVTALTGRHINFTLFPFSFHEYLKFKGVKLERIGNVYSSRSEAQIKRELENYIKVGGFPEVLKISEDFIFSIFSDIVYKDIVERLKIKRIELFKAFAVSVIKYYANEISLSRLSKTLKLSNNTVEEWFNGLINAYVILTSERFTDKPREGLVSPKKVYVVDPGFISSIALDSSKGRIMENLVALHLARMGERLFYLKGRDYEVDFVTNNKAIQVTYASGKDEINKREIEGLKKIESKEKVVITWDYEDEINKIKFIPIWKFLLSSSPSFT
- a CDS encoding glycoside hydrolase family 15 protein; translation: MRLGFTSNGNIAALYDNNFYIRELYYPYLGQYNHSVGGYFKIGIWHDGKFTWIDQIKDKKIYMDNLIVNAEINWDGLKIKFSDVAIFSHSAIIRKVDVEGQGYVRTIFYHDFKLNGNEIGDTAFYDPGLDAIIHYKDNTWFLIGSSHNLYEYTTGRRDQKAVLDDCEDGVLNKNPIAQGSVSSAVSIAYPSFYYFIIAGNSFSDVVKTYNEIKENVEFHYKKNKFYWDSITSWLPDYLAKNSLAIMLGHVGDNGAIPASLDTDILKFNLDTYAYIWPRDAALTAYVLDMAGYSSFTRKFYDLVFHKLFSGGYLFQKYNPDGTWGSTWHPWTARTKNSFNIQEDETATVIWAFWNYFVKTKDYDLLKDTYHIIRDAANFMSSFRDEKLKLPLESFDLWEEKLGVHTYTVASVYAGLKAASNFANVLGDEENAKKWNDVAEEVKNSLKTYMFDKERGIFYKFINIDDGKVTSVDKTVESSILGIITFDVFDVNDPVVDSSVNEVMKKLWVKNVGGLARYENDYYQRVEGNYNEIPGNPWIITTIWLAQYYIKKKDISKAKELLTWSEKHSFSGLLPEQLNPFNGEPLSVMPLLWSHAEYLKTYLMIKQFN
- a CDS encoding PaREP1 family protein, which gives rise to MRKPSKDLILKFLNEAENLLSKGDLVQASEKYYKAAEEAIKLLVIENNLKEIIKQVENKGRWESESLFKASKLLRNKYPEVIIQWRSAWTLHVEGFHEMSLNEKEVTKLKEDVRKLVVIIK
- a CDS encoding ATP-binding protein, with protein sequence MLFSTEPKDSIKDLFDRESEIDKLKRSLNERMIVVLGLKRTGKSSLVLSTLNSLNVNYIFIDIRKIYDDVSKKVPAEKFYEELYSELLKLSRKERIKDLLSKLNLSLEYPLKAKLPLEEIRSNISKIFEALNELGKVVIVFDEAQYLRYSTVGIKPLLAHVYDYLKNITLIFTGSEVGLLHDFIGINDPASDFYGRYYVSVELKPFDEEKSKEFLKAGFKELGVNVEDEVLDNAVSELDGIVGWLVYFGKLYLDKGEEAIDEMKSLGSKIVKKELDEAFSRSPYYEPIMKAIATLGKARWKNIVNYVIAQTGKKVITSTISRDLKNLLKMGFIEKGGNEYRIADPIVRYTILEEY